One bacterium DNA segment encodes these proteins:
- the meaB gene encoding methylmalonyl Co-A mutase-associated GTPase MeaB, protein MLAGDRVGLAKLLTLVENRDPEAAEIMARLHGRGEQARVLGITGPPGAGKSTLVDRLIGAFRQAGQRVGVVAVDPSSPFSGGAVLGDRIRMQGHFLDAGVFIRSLSARGNVGGLARAAREVTRLMAAFGQDAIIVETVGVGQNEFDVMRLAETVIVVLVPEAGDTVQAMKAGLLEIADIFVVNKADREGAARMKSELELTLTLRPPSGWNVPVLLTVAVEGKGIPELVTQVAAHRAYLDASGEGARRMAAGRRSELMHTLRDELDRRASRALAGATCATVVRAVEQGALDPYAAMRQILADPAFADALLAEPDRAGKAS, encoded by the coding sequence ATGCTCGCCGGCGACCGAGTCGGCTTGGCGAAGCTGCTGACCCTGGTCGAGAACCGCGACCCGGAAGCGGCCGAGATCATGGCCCGCCTGCACGGCCGGGGCGAGCAGGCGCGGGTGCTCGGCATCACCGGACCGCCGGGAGCTGGCAAGTCGACGCTGGTCGACCGCCTGATCGGTGCGTTCCGGCAGGCGGGACAGCGCGTGGGCGTGGTCGCCGTCGACCCATCGAGTCCGTTCTCCGGCGGCGCCGTGCTCGGCGATCGGATCCGCATGCAGGGCCACTTCCTCGACGCCGGCGTGTTCATCCGCAGCCTCAGCGCGCGCGGCAATGTCGGCGGCCTGGCGCGGGCGGCGCGCGAGGTGACCCGGCTGATGGCCGCGTTCGGTCAGGATGCCATCATCGTCGAGACCGTGGGCGTCGGGCAGAACGAATTCGACGTCATGCGCCTCGCGGAGACGGTGATCGTGGTGCTGGTGCCCGAGGCCGGCGACACCGTACAGGCGATGAAGGCAGGACTGTTGGAGATCGCCGACATCTTCGTCGTCAACAAGGCCGATCGCGAGGGCGCGGCGCGCATGAAGTCGGAGCTGGAACTGACGCTGACCCTGCGGCCACCGTCCGGCTGGAACGTGCCGGTGCTGTTGACCGTCGCCGTCGAGGGCAAGGGCATCCCCGAGCTCGTGACGCAGGTGGCGGCGCACCGCGCCTATCTGGACGCCAGCGGCGAGGGAGCCCGAAGGATGGCGGCCGGCCGCCGCAGTGAGCTCATGCACACCCTGCGCGACGAGCTCGATCGTCGCGCCAGCCGCGCCCTCGCCGGCGCCACCTGCGCCACGGTCGTCCGTGCAGTCGAGCAGGGCGCACTGGACCCCTACGCCGCCATGCGGCAGATCCTTGCCGATCCGGCATTCGCCGACGCTCTGCTCGCGGAACCAGACAGGGCGGGCAAGGCGTCATGA